One part of the Arthrobacter tumbae genome encodes these proteins:
- a CDS encoding FecCD family ABC transporter permease, with protein MVVSRRHHLRTQRAVKIGALAFLVVALSAVTLLLGRYTVTIPDFLRIVAGADIPGASFIVMENRIPRVLIGIMIGGAFGVAGAVFQTMLRNPLASPDIIGISYGASASAVFAIAFLGASGLVLSGFAMAGALAVALAIYFLSRRGAVAGYRLILVGIGFSAVLQSVVSFLLTRTDIRVASDALTWLNGSLNSSNWDRVTILFVALAVLTPAVVVLSRSLRGLELGDDAAAGLGVNVERSRLALIVTGVLLAAIATAAAGPVAFIAFLSGPIARRFLGGYRPLVTAALVGAVIVLAGDFLGANLIPGVSLPVGVITGVLGAPFLLWLLATSNRSGQGG; from the coding sequence CTGGTGGTTTCACGGCGTCATCACCTGCGCACCCAGCGGGCGGTCAAGATCGGTGCCCTGGCCTTCCTTGTCGTTGCGCTCAGCGCGGTCACGCTCCTGCTGGGCCGCTACACCGTGACCATCCCCGATTTCTTGCGCATCGTCGCGGGTGCCGATATCCCCGGGGCCAGCTTCATCGTGATGGAGAACCGGATCCCGCGCGTGCTGATCGGCATTATGATCGGCGGCGCGTTCGGTGTGGCCGGCGCGGTGTTCCAGACGATGCTGCGCAACCCGCTCGCCAGCCCGGACATCATCGGCATCAGTTATGGCGCCAGCGCGTCGGCAGTCTTCGCGATCGCATTCCTCGGCGCATCCGGCCTGGTGCTTTCCGGGTTCGCGATGGCCGGAGCCCTCGCCGTCGCCCTGGCCATCTACTTCCTGTCCCGGCGAGGCGCGGTGGCCGGCTACCGGCTCATCCTGGTGGGCATCGGATTCTCAGCAGTCCTGCAGTCAGTGGTCAGCTTCCTCCTGACGCGCACGGACATCAGGGTTGCCTCGGACGCCCTCACCTGGCTGAACGGCTCACTGAACTCGAGCAACTGGGACCGGGTGACCATACTGTTCGTTGCGCTGGCGGTCCTGACCCCCGCCGTCGTCGTCCTGTCCCGCTCGCTGCGCGGGCTGGAACTGGGGGATGACGCCGCAGCCGGCCTGGGCGTGAACGTGGAACGCTCACGGCTGGCCCTCATTGTCACCGGCGTGCTGCTCGCGGCGATTGCGACGGCGGCAGCCGGACCGGTTGCCTTCATCGCGTTTCTCTCCGGGCCGATTGCGCGGCGATTCCTCGGCGGCTACCGCCCGCTGGTGACTGCTGCGCTGGTCGGTGCCGTGATCGTCCTCGCGGGAGATTTCCTGGGTGCCAACCTGATCCCGGGCGTTTCCCTGCCGGTCGGAGTGATTACGGGCGTCCTCGGCGCTCCGTTCCTCCTCTGGCTTCTCGCTACATCCAACCGCTCAGGCCAGGGAGGCTGA
- a CDS encoding glutathione S-transferase family protein — MSQSDHSTKGAYVDSGKEFKRDTAYIETRITRDGADGFAVEPGRYRLIAARACPWANRAIIVRRLLGLEEAISLGTPGPTHDKRSWTFDLDPGGKDPVLGIERLQEAYFTRDPDYPRGITVPAIVDVSTGAVVTNNFPQITLDFSTEWKEYHREGAPDLYPEELREEIDAVNKRVFTEVNNGVYRCGFAGSQEAYNDAYDRLFTALDWLEERLTGQRYLVGDSITEADVRLFTTLARFDPVYHGHFKCNRNKLTEMPALWGYARDLFQTPGFGDTLDFDQIKKHYYVVHEDINPTQIVPKGPSLENWHSDHQRERLGGSPFGRGTAPTAAP, encoded by the coding sequence ATGAGCCAATCCGACCACAGCACCAAGGGCGCCTACGTGGACTCCGGCAAGGAGTTCAAGCGTGACACCGCCTACATCGAAACACGGATCACACGGGACGGTGCCGACGGGTTCGCGGTGGAACCGGGCCGCTACCGGCTCATCGCTGCCCGCGCCTGCCCCTGGGCCAACCGGGCAATCATCGTCCGCAGGCTCCTTGGTCTCGAGGAGGCCATCTCGCTCGGAACGCCGGGGCCAACGCATGACAAACGGTCCTGGACGTTCGACCTCGACCCGGGTGGCAAGGATCCGGTGCTCGGGATAGAGCGGCTGCAGGAGGCGTACTTCACCCGGGATCCGGATTACCCCCGGGGCATTACGGTGCCGGCTATTGTCGATGTCTCCACGGGCGCTGTTGTCACCAACAACTTTCCGCAGATCACGCTGGACTTCTCCACGGAGTGGAAGGAGTACCACCGCGAGGGGGCTCCGGACCTCTACCCGGAGGAACTGCGTGAGGAGATCGACGCAGTGAACAAGCGGGTGTTCACCGAGGTAAACAACGGCGTCTACCGCTGCGGTTTTGCCGGGTCGCAGGAGGCGTACAACGACGCCTATGACCGTCTCTTCACCGCCCTGGACTGGCTCGAGGAGCGGCTGACCGGCCAGCGGTACCTCGTGGGTGACTCGATCACCGAAGCTGATGTGCGGCTCTTCACCACGCTGGCGCGCTTCGACCCGGTGTACCACGGACACTTCAAGTGCAACCGGAACAAGCTGACCGAGATGCCGGCACTCTGGGGCTACGCACGGGATCTCTTCCAGACGCCGGGCTTCGGAGACACTCTCGACTTCGACCAGATCAAGAAGCATTACTACGTGGTTCACGAGGACATCAATCCCACGCAGATTGTGCCGAAGGGTCCCTCCCTGGAGAACTGGCACAGCGATCACCAGCGTGAACGCCTGGGCGGAAGCCCGTTCGGGCGGGGAACCGCGCCGACAGCGGCCCCCTGA
- a CDS encoding four-helix bundle copper-binding protein yields MTHIADMIIAHPRPSGHLEAGDLAAAIEACLDCVASCGSCADACLGEESIADLRHCIRTDQDCADICLATARMLQRQGGHHPAVLAPLLEACLQACRNCAEECERHASMHDHCRICAEACRRCEAACSTLLETLRTSGSSSH; encoded by the coding sequence ATGACCCATATAGCAGACATGATCATCGCCCACCCCCGGCCCTCCGGGCACCTGGAGGCAGGGGACCTCGCAGCCGCCATCGAGGCGTGCCTGGACTGCGTTGCCTCCTGCGGCAGCTGTGCGGACGCGTGTCTTGGCGAGGAAAGCATTGCCGATCTCCGGCACTGCATCCGGACCGACCAGGACTGCGCCGACATCTGCCTCGCCACTGCCCGGATGCTCCAGCGCCAGGGTGGCCACCATCCCGCCGTGCTCGCGCCGCTGCTCGAGGCCTGTCTGCAGGCCTGCCGGAACTGTGCGGAGGAATGCGAGCGGCACGCCTCCATGCACGATCACTGCAGGATCTGCGCCGAGGCCTGCCGCCGCTGTGAGGCTGCGTGCTCCACGCTGCTCGAGACACTGCGCACCAGCGGCTCGTCCAGCCACTAG
- a CDS encoding ABC transporter ATP-binding protein, with the protein MRLNAENLTLAYDNRRVVEDLTVELPAGKVTVIVGANACGKSTLLRGLARLLKPAAGTVLLDGKDIHSLSTRSVAKTLGLLPQTPVAPDGIAVVDLVGRGRYPHQGWFRQWNADDDAAVAAALRVTDTMELADRNVDELSGGQRQRVWIAMALAQQTDILLLDEPTTFLDVAHQVEVLDLITDLNRSAGTTVAIVLHDLNLAARYADHLIAMKGGRIVAEGPPSDVVTEATVADVFGLESRVIPDPVSGTPMVVPLGRHHSAPKNVATETTRDGIAGFLANPQDGLPALTMEAAS; encoded by the coding sequence ATGAGGTTGAACGCCGAAAACCTGACCCTTGCATATGACAACCGCCGGGTAGTGGAGGACCTGACGGTTGAGCTGCCGGCCGGAAAGGTCACCGTCATCGTCGGAGCGAACGCCTGCGGCAAGTCCACCCTGCTGCGCGGCTTGGCGCGGCTGCTCAAGCCCGCCGCGGGTACGGTGCTGCTGGACGGCAAGGACATCCATTCGCTCTCCACCCGCTCGGTGGCAAAGACCCTTGGCCTGCTTCCGCAGACGCCGGTCGCCCCGGACGGCATCGCCGTGGTGGACCTGGTGGGCCGCGGCCGCTACCCGCATCAGGGCTGGTTCCGCCAGTGGAACGCGGACGACGACGCCGCGGTCGCCGCAGCGCTGCGCGTCACCGACACTATGGAACTGGCAGACCGCAACGTCGATGAGCTTTCCGGCGGCCAGCGCCAGCGCGTCTGGATTGCGATGGCGCTGGCGCAGCAGACGGACATCCTGCTGCTCGATGAACCGACCACCTTCCTCGACGTGGCGCACCAGGTGGAAGTCCTCGACCTCATCACCGACCTGAACCGCAGTGCCGGAACCACCGTTGCCATCGTGCTGCATGACCTCAACCTCGCTGCGCGCTATGCAGACCACCTCATCGCGATGAAGGGCGGCCGGATTGTCGCCGAGGGACCGCCGTCGGACGTCGTCACGGAGGCGACCGTCGCTGACGTCTTCGGCCTGGAATCCCGCGTCATTCCCGATCCGGTCTCGGGTACACCCATGGTGGTGCCCCTGGGGCGGCACCACTCCGCACCGAAGAACGTAGCCACAGAAACCACCCGGGATGGCATCGCGGGTTTTTTAGCGAACCCGCAGGACGGGCTCCCCGCTCTGACCATGGAGGCAGCATCGTGA
- a CDS encoding FecCD family ABC transporter permease, with translation MAVDVPASPAVLRKQRASKRPSARGLKLIAAIALLGTASVASLAIGARPISVETLIQALTAFDPANGDHAVVLSRIPRTIVGLLAGAALGLAGAAMQGVARNPLADPGILGINSGAALAVVIGIFVFGVTNFTGYIWFAFLGAAAAAVLVYAIASLGRDGATPVKLALAGAALSAGMVSLLNAVLVSSQQTFDTFRFWQVGSVAGRGWEVIVPVLPFLAFGFVLTLLTGKVLNSLSLGDDIARGLGQNVTLARALTALGVVVLCGAATAAAGPIGFIGLVIPHVVRSFTGPDYRWILPFSMVLAPVLLLSADILGRVILPPGEVQVGILTAVIGAPVFIWLVRRRKMAEL, from the coding sequence ATGGCAGTCGACGTGCCTGCCTCCCCGGCCGTTCTTCGTAAACAGCGTGCATCGAAGCGCCCCTCGGCCCGGGGATTAAAGCTCATCGCCGCCATCGCCCTCCTCGGAACCGCCAGTGTTGCGTCCCTGGCAATCGGAGCCCGGCCAATCAGCGTGGAAACCCTGATCCAGGCCCTGACCGCTTTCGATCCTGCCAACGGCGACCACGCCGTCGTGCTCTCCCGCATCCCGCGGACCATCGTGGGCCTGCTCGCGGGAGCCGCGCTCGGACTGGCCGGAGCGGCCATGCAGGGCGTCGCCCGTAACCCCCTTGCCGATCCCGGCATCCTCGGCATCAACTCCGGCGCAGCGCTAGCCGTCGTGATCGGTATCTTCGTCTTCGGCGTCACCAACTTCACCGGCTACATCTGGTTCGCCTTCCTCGGTGCCGCAGCCGCCGCCGTACTGGTCTACGCGATCGCGAGCCTCGGACGCGACGGCGCCACTCCCGTGAAGCTGGCCCTCGCCGGCGCAGCGCTCTCTGCAGGCATGGTCTCACTGCTCAATGCGGTGCTGGTTTCCAGCCAGCAGACCTTCGATACGTTCCGGTTCTGGCAGGTGGGTTCCGTCGCCGGCCGCGGCTGGGAGGTGATCGTTCCGGTGCTGCCGTTCCTCGCTTTCGGATTCGTACTCACCCTGCTCACCGGCAAGGTCCTGAACAGCCTGTCCCTGGGTGACGACATCGCGCGCGGTCTCGGCCAGAACGTCACCCTTGCCCGCGCGCTCACGGCGCTCGGCGTCGTCGTACTCTGTGGAGCCGCTACCGCGGCCGCCGGCCCAATCGGCTTCATCGGGCTGGTCATTCCGCATGTGGTGCGCTCGTTCACGGGCCCTGACTACCGGTGGATCCTGCCCTTCTCGATGGTGCTCGCGCCGGTCCTGCTGCTTTCGGCGGACATACTCGGCCGCGTCATCCTCCCGCCCGGCGAGGTGCAGGTCGGCATCCTCACGGCGGTCATCGGTGCCCCGGTCTTCATCTGGTTGGTGCGGCGGCGGAAGATGGCCGAGCTGTGA